GTTaggaattttttttgtattactTATATAGTTTCCAGTTCTTCATTTTTTGAGCTTTGTGCTTAGTTTAGAACTTGTGTTGCTGAAAATGCAAATAATGTATAGCAAGGTGTAATCTAATATACAAAAGCCATAaaccaaaaacctctttgtgtATGGCATTGGCACCAGCATGTGTACCATTTCCACCCAGTACGAAGAGCATATTTATACCTCTTTCCTGCCATCAATCTCGAATTAGTATTGGAACGAATATtgcattttaaaacaaaatatgatGAAACCAGATATTATAGGCAACCACAAAACTTACCTTCATACTTTCTACAATGTCAGTCACTGTTGGTCCTCCCCGTGAAACTCCTAGCAAGCTTCCTccagaaagatgaatattttggACCACTTTCCTGGAGAGCTGAAGGCACATTTAAAGTTGTCAAGAGTCATGACTCCTTATTTATCCAACTTGTTAAGAAAGGATTCAGTATAAATAGTTTCATAGTAAGTTACACTACACACTCAGTTACCAAGTAAATTGGATAGTGCATCGATCATCAACATAAGATAAGCCAATGAAAAGTAGAGGATCATTTGATGGTTACATCCTACAGAATGGTTTATGAATTTTACAGGATTTGGTGTTGCAAATTTCTACTGCAACATTATCCATACAGGTGCACTTGTTGCTATGAAGTATATTTATTATCCATAAACATTCCCAGCTAGAACATGTTAATGAACTCTAAAAATAAGCAATTGATAACACAACTTGTAAGAAAAAACCTCTTTCAATATATACTCACAGGCATCTCAGCTAAATTTGAGTCAGAAAAGCCACGATAACCGAAAGGGATCCCAACAATCTGTTTCACACCATATATCTCAAGGGTGATGACTATCTGCAGCATCAACAAGAAAATTTTAAGTTACAAAAATGGTCATTCAGAAGATGTATTAAGCTTATTAGAACATCATAGTACTTTTAGTGTATCAAATTTATCTCAAGTTAATTGATTCCGATCGTTGAGAtccacttatttcctttctctaCTAAGAGAGGTTGCTAGGAAAGAATTATGACAACCCTATAATTGATGCTACCTTCTGAAGTAAGGATGAGGGGAAATACAGGATAACCAATTCTTTTAGATAATTCTGccaataaataaagaaaataccAAATGATGGTATAATGATCTCCTTCATCTAAAATGATACCTGTCGTATCACATCATTGAGACCAGGACAAAGGCCTCCACATGTAACAATTGCTGCTTTTACCTCCTCTGGCTTGAAGTATATTTTCTCCCTAGGTCCGGCACGGTGAACCCTGACATTCACAATTTTTAGGATAGATGAATTGTGCTCTATACATCAACTCAGAAAGTGAAACCTTGCAATATGATTTTTACCATTGTTCAATCCAGGAACAATTAGGATCGATACACTCAGCACCCGCAGATGTAGGAGATGAAAAACGTATAACCTAAAACATCGAATGCAGAAAATCAGTAGAACAGTAGGCCTCTGGTAGAAGCGGTCATACTATTTTCCATTTAATGCAAGCTTAAGCGATCAGAAAGATTAACATCATTACTAAATTCAAACAGTTTAGACATTATGAAGTAAGGCTTGAGTAAAATTGAATTGGCATCATATTCATACCTTAAGCAGTACTCTGTCGTCGTTATTGATATAACCGTGCCACGCTTCATCTGACGGATAACCTTCCGCAAATTCAGAACTTATAGGACTCCTGCAAcagaattttaaattaaacccTTCTCACAATAGAAAAACTGCTTCGTTTTGATTTCATTAGAAACAAAGCGTACGAATCACGCTCGATCGAAATTAATCAACTAAAATGATAATTCATGAGAAAAATGCTCAACTCCGAGTGCAAACCTCATTTTCAAGCAgaaggtggaagggtaggaggcgGCGTCGGGAATCACATCAGTGATATGCGGAATGCGGAAGCGAGCCTCGAAATCGCGCTGATACTCTGACTTCCAATCCGGATCGCTGAAATCAATGCTCGCCTGCTTCGCCGCCTCTGCCTTCACCTGAATTCTCCTCGGAATCCGGCTCCGCTTCGCGAACGACACGGAAGAGAGAAGAGCGCGATCGGCGCGAGCAGTCCTCGGCGACGCGAGCGGCGCTGGTTCGATCGGCGGCGAAAGCGCGGCCATGAATTGAGCAGGAGCAAGAAATGGTTTTAAAGCAAAAGTTCTGAAATGTTGCTGTGTATAGATACAGCGCCGTGTACGTATATATTGAGCGGAGGTCGGAGTGACGGAGAAACAGAGGCGGCCAACTGcttcttttcttttacttgtGAGACTCCAATTTCCATATCGATGACCacgaaaatttaatttaatttaatttaattttattgttctaGGCAAATTTTTAAATCACTTACTCATAAATTCATAATTGAccttatatttaatttttatatcatTATTATGTCCACATAAACAGAATGTACCTATATATCTTACTACCATATATTATGTCGATTCATTTTAGATTTAGGCTGAGGTTGATAAAAATGTGTGTCAGTATGTTCTCTGGCTAGTTGGATTATGAAATAGTATGAGACATACAATTATCCCAAATGTTAATATAAACTTAAATCAACaatatttgattatttaatttttattatgtttGTTAATAGGATTTTCTCAAACTTGTTTTGAGTTCCATGGAAAACAATATGAGAAGTCAAATATTTGCCAAATGAAGATAACCGTTTTGAACGATTTTCAGTCTCTATGTGTATATCGTAATGATAATCGAAAACAATATAATTTCCTTATAAATTTAACtagataatactccctccagcTTTCAAATTTTGTCATAGTTTGATCGGGCACGAGTTTTGCGAACTTGACAAAATAGTGAGAtagaatgaaaaaataattaaattattattagtgaaaaatgaACTTACGAATGAAAAacttacaataataaaaatgaactaATTTTTAGAAACGAATTAATAGCAAAAGTgaattctttgttttttttgggaATGCAAAGAGAATATTTTTATGGTGATCTGTATAATATGCTAGTAACATCTCAATTTTTAGAAACGAATTAATTGtaaaagtgaatttttttttttgggaaagCAAAGAGAATATTTTTATGGTGATCTATATAATATGCTAGTAACATCTCGTATTATCTAGTAAAGTtataatatcattttaaattttattctttgAACTAATTGTGGAACAATTTGTAAGTTGATACATGCTGTCGAAATTCCATCTCTAAGGAAAAACTCTATGAAAAAGTGATTATGGATaggaataaaaagaaaaggtgAAATATGCTATAATTGTGCtcgtttataataatataatataatgtcATTTTTCAGTTGTATTAATATTACATGTAATAGTAATACGCTAGAGCTATCAATTTGAATGTAATTACATACTtctaatttgattaaaaaaaatcatcatcaaAATTTCTATAGCTTTGATAAAAAAAACGCAACggatatgtttttttttgaCGTGAAAACTACTAAAGGAAACAAACTTGACACATTTTTTGAATAGAAGTGAAACAGAATAAAGAAGGATAATGCAGATAAATAACAACTATACCCCAAAGATGCACTTTTAGAGATGccaacaaaaaattgaaatgaaatatCATAAAGTTCATTTTAGAAGCTAATACTCTAAAAGTGCTTCATAGATTTATTCGAATTAAaccatttaaaaataa
This DNA window, taken from Salvia splendens isolate huo1 chromosome 18, SspV2, whole genome shotgun sequence, encodes the following:
- the LOC121775699 gene encoding ATP-dependent 6-phosphofructokinase 5, chloroplastic-like isoform X2 encodes the protein MAALSPPIEPAPLASPRTARADRALLSSVSFAKRSRIPRRIQVKAEAAKQASIDFSDPDWKSEYQRDFEARFRIPHITDVIPDAASYPSTFCLKMRSPISSEFAEGYPSDEAWHGYINNDDRVLLKVIRFSSPTSAGAECIDPNCSWIEQWVHRAGPREKIYFKPEEVKAAIVTCGGLCPGLNDVIRQIVITLEIYGVKQIVGIPFGYRGFSDSNLAEMPLSRKVVQNIHLSGGSLLGVSRGGPTVTDIVESMKERGINMLFVLGGNGTHAGANAIHKECRKRGLKIAVVGVPKTIDNDILLMDKTFGFDTAVEEAQRAINSAYIEAHSAYRGIGIVKLMGRSSGFIAMQASLASGQIDICLIPEVKFNLHGPHGVLNHLKYLLERKGSAVLCVAEGAGQDLLQKTNATDASGNIVLGDIGVHIQQEVKKFFKEMGHPADVKYIDPTYMIRACRANASDGILCTVLGQNAVHGAFGGYSGITVGICNTHYAYFPIPEVIAQAKVLDPNSRMWHRCLTSTGQPDFM
- the LOC121775699 gene encoding ATP-dependent 6-phosphofructokinase 5, chloroplastic-like isoform X1, producing MAALSPPIEPAPLASPRTARADRALLSSVSFAKRSRIPRRIQVKAEAAKQASIDFSDPDWKSEYQRDFEARFRIPHITDVIPDAASYPSTFCLKMRSPISSEFAEGYPSDEAWHGYINNDDRVLLKVIRFSSPTSAGAECIDPNCSWIEQWVHRAGPREKIYFKPEEVKAAIVTCGGLCPGLNDVIRQIVITLEIYGVKQIVGIPFGYRGFSDSNLAEMPLSRKVVQNIHLSGGSLLGVSRGGPTVTDIVESMKERGINMLFVLGGNGTHAGANAIHKECRKRGLKIAVVGVPKTIDNDILLMDKTFGFDTAVEEAQRAINSAYIEAHSAYRGIGIVKLMGRSSGFIAMQASLASGQIDICLIPEVKFNLHGPHGVLNHLKYLLERKGSAVLCVAEGAGQDLLQKTNATDASGNIVLGDIGVHIQQEVKKFFKEMGHPADVKYIDPTYMIRACRANASDGILCTVLGQNALWQVHGAFGGYSGITVGICNTHYAYFPIPEVIAQAKVLDPNSRMWHRCLTSTGQPDFM